From the Candidatus Rokuibacteriota bacterium genome, the window TAGACCATGCTCAGGGGACTCCACCCGGCCGAGTAGCCGCCGATGACGTACAGCCTGCCGTTCACCGCGGTCGCGGTGGTGTGGTGGAGCGGCTCCGGGAGCGGCAACCGGCTCTCCCACCGGTCGGTCGCAGGATCGTAGACCTCGACGAGATCGCCGCCTGCCGCGAAGCCTCCGATCACGTAGATCTTTCCGCCGAGCGCCGCCGCCGCGACCTCGGTCCGCGGCGTCGGCATCGGCGCCTTCGTGACCCACCGTCCCGGGCCGGCCTGAGCTGCAAGGCCGACCGCCGAGAGGAAGAGCACCAGGGCCAGCCCGACGGCGCAGGCCTTCCCGAGCCCCCCCGACGCCGCCGCGATCGCCACCTTGCCTCGAAGCCCGAGCGCCATCTGCGAACGCGCTGTCCCTCAGAGCTGCTTGTAGAAGTCCGCGCGGTCCCCGCTGGTGACCTCGATGCGCTTGAGCACGTTGTCCCGGAGAATCTCGAGCCTGATCCGCTCGCCGGGGCTGTGCCGCCACAGCGAGAGGTAGAGGTCCTTGCGCGTCGGGACCTCCTCCGAGTTCAGCGAGACGATCACGTCCCCCTCGCGCAGGCCCGAGCGCTCCCCCGGGCCGTCCGGCACGAGCCCGGCGACCACGACGCCCTCCTCGAGCGGATGCGCGAAGACGCCGAGCCAGGCGCGCTTGGGACGCGTCACCAGCCTCCCGTAACGCAGCAGCTCCCCCTCGTGCTCGCGGTAGAACTCGACCGGGATGGCGAGCGAGTTCCTGATGATCTCGTTCAGGTTCAGGTAGACCACGCCGAGCATCCGGCCGGTCAGCGTGAAGAGCGGGCCGCCCCCGAAACCCGGGTTGACGGCGCTCGACACGATGCCGCGGTCCAGGAGGTACTCCCAGTACGCTTCGAACTCGCCCAGGTACGTGACGACACCCCCGGAAACCCGGCGCTCCTGCGGCCCCGTCGAGGCGATCACCAACACGGGTGCGCCACGCT encodes:
- a CDS encoding serine protease, with protein sequence MDASAELVKCLLPSVVHIHTEVSDAHPSAPILGTERMGSGTVVDPSGLILTVNYVVMGAEKIQVSLGQGRRLKAEIVAQDFDVGLALLRVKRQGLMAARFGSSGSVERGAPVLVIASTGPQERRVSGGVVTYLGEFEAYWEYLLDRGIVSSAVNPGFGGGPLFTLTGRMLGVVYLNLNEIIRNSLAIPVEFYREHEGELLRYGRLVTRPKRAWLGVFAHPLEEGVVVAGLVPDGPGERSGLREGDVIVSLNSEEVPTRKDLYLSLWRHSPGERIRLEILRDNVLKRIEVTSGDRADFYKQL